The Tenebrio molitor chromosome 7, icTenMoli1.1, whole genome shotgun sequence region GTATTAGGATTACATAAAACGAAGAGGTTTTTTGGTTTCTGAGCGCCGAGCACTATTTTTTAGCgaaaaacataataataattccaAGAATGAAACACATCTTTACGTAGGATCACAGAAAAATGAGAAGGTTGGTCTCTTGTTaattgtttttggaaaatgtaaacattCGAGAAATCGAAAGAAGGTTTCTATTAGGATAACATGAAGAAGAACAAGTCTTCAGCTTTTTaatgtttgttattttaatttgcactGGACAAATAcatgaaatacaaaaataaataataggaGATTATGTTATTACTGTtattaggagcaaaaatgagGATTTATGAGTATGTGCTGAGGCTAAGCCCAAGCTCATAAAGAATAACATaaggaatttttatttcgataAAAACTGTGTAATGTACTCTGGACTTGAAATTCTTAAAACGGCAAGTGTCAATAGAAAAACTTCCGAAATACTtaacttttttgaattttaaatgattacaTACAAAACAGAAACTTTACATATCTGATTAGGTGACGtaatacttttattttatttataaagtgacaagttaattttgtaattttttttttgttgaattataaAAGTAATCGAAATCGAACGGTAATCAATTACATCATTATACACCACTGCTTGCAAACCATATAATATAACgtttccgtttaaaaaaaataattcttttaagCTTTGGCTCCAGTTTAATCAGTTTGTCCCCGATAGTGGTTGGTCACacatgaattttaaaaaaatgaaacattccGTTCGTATCAGTACCAACTTCACTATTTtgattacatatttacatctatataattaacaaataattaaCCATTAACATCGTTATTGCTCTTTTTCGAACGCCCCATTTTCAAGTTTCTTGAGATACTCTTTGCGACAATCCATATTATCTACGGGACGCTTGTGAGCTGTATATTGAGGATCTTTCAGGAAAATGCGCTTCACTCTGCAAACATTCTAAAACAAAATCGGTCATTTATTGATATCGAATTAACTTTTGTTACCGTATGATCCAACATAAAACGATGGTAGCAACCGCTGGGCACGACTATCAGGTCTCCACCAAGAACTTCAATTCTTATCCACTCATCGTTATTATCCCTTATATCGTAATAACCACATCCCTCAAGAATGAAGCGAATTTCTTCGTTCTCGTGCAGGTGCTCCGCGTACATTTGTTGCAGATCACCTTCTCCTGGAGTTTCAACTTCATCCTCGTACTGGTAACCTCgttcttcttttattttttccaaagatCCGTCGGTCTGGTAGGTGTCAACGTTCAGCTACACAACGCCTcacaattgtaaaaaaattcacataatatctTACGACAATACCGAATAATGCTCAACTCCGGTCAGTTTGTACAAATCTTCTAAAGTGATGAATTTCGGAGGCAGTCTCTGATGTTCATCCCTTGGATTTTCCAATCCGTCGCCCTCTATATACCACGCACGTACCATCGTGACGATGTATCAGCACAAAACTGTGTAAAAATGTTAGTCTTGTTTTATTGGCGATAAATTTATCTTGTTACTCAAGGATGTTTATCTACCCGGATCGTTTGTTTGACTTAACGCTAGTTTAATGGATCTAATGAAGCATAATTAAGTGAAAATCGTCAAAACCAGTACGACCTTGACGATGGTGTTGGAAATAAAATCTGGATGAATGATTCGATTTTCGTTATATTTATGTATAATGCAATGTACATAAATTAACACTATTATTAGATCAAATACGAATAATGACAATCATTCCCGGAGCGTAAGCACAACTCCGTGTAGTTAATAACAATATAATAAGCACAATAGTTATATttagatttaaaataaataacaggtaaaaatatattacaaaTGTTGTATAAAAGATactaaatgtaataaaaacttaaaaatatatatatattatataTATCGTCTGTATAATATATACAGAGTAGTACAAACTAATGACTGCATTGATTTCAATGGGGGTAGTATCTATTGGAATAACGGAAATAACTGTCACTCAGAATCGGATTCGCTAATCAAGATGTGAAATAGCTGAGTACAAGTCGGATACAAACCATCCACATCCAGAAGCTTTACGAGGACACCGGTAGTTTTTGTACTAGCTAATCAGCAAATTAACAGTGTCTACAAGCTCAACAGATGGCAGCACCGAGTGCAGGCACGCATGGGATAATACTGACTGTCGCTGCCACATTCAACAATATACTCGCTGGTAATCCAACAGATAAACAACAACTTCAATGTACAATTAATAATACTATAAGTTATTTACGATACAGGTTAGTTCATTAAAGCTCTTATGTCATTTCATACACAAGTCAGATTTTTACTTAGGTTTTCTCTTTGTACAAATGATTTCTGCAGCGAATATCGACGAGAAGGGAGGTAGCACGGGCTGCGTATGACTGCGAGCAGCGGAACACTACATGGTCAGTTTAACGGAGTTCGGGGCCATATCAAGACCGGACTAGATCGTCTGCTCGTCGCTCTGTCGCCACGCGGATGAGACTGCTGAATTCTACTTCTAAGGTTTGTCTTGCCTGAAATACGCCAAAAACAAGTGTCAAAATCATACTTCGACggcaacaacaaaaatataagaacagcaacgaaaacaaaaaaaagaccCACttgtgtattttgggttggaATTTGCAACGTGAGAGCCATACTGTTCGCGTCAAAACTCTCATCCAATGCAATTAAAGCACCATGGACTCCTGATTCTAATAAATTATTCCCATATTCCTGCAAAAATCGACCGTcacaaaacaacaattttctttaaataacgATTTAAATAACCTTTAAGCCAATACTAGAAACCCATCTGATTATGCGTTCATTGCTCCAGACTATAACGTCCTGCAAAGTATTTTCGGAATTTTTTCTCCTCTCCTCTAATAAATTACGGTCATAATTTAATCTCTTTAAACATGATATGCCAAACTGAAGACTagttctgaaaaaaaaaattgttattgtcTGTTTGTGTTTTCGGCCATCTTAGATAGGTACCTGTGAAAGCTATCCACCATTTTCAACTGCCCCCTCAAGTCCTTCTTCGTGAGATGATCGAGCATCCTCGCGTCGACCAAGCACTCCATGAAAGTAGTACGATATTGGGGAAGCCCTAAAGCAGGCAGCCACGAATTCCCTATCCACTCGTGATTCATGTCGCCGAAAGCCAACGTCGTCCTCGAGGTTTTCGGTGCCGAGGGCGACGTCAGCGATACCATTTCTTGAATGGCCAGTCTTAATTTCAAACGATGAAGTGGATTGCTTATGCCGATTTCTCTTTGTATTTCTGTATCACTGAGGGCGCTCATAATCGCCCCCGATTTGACGTTGGCTCGACACGCTGCCACGTACCAGGCCGGCATTCCCACCCACAATTCTAACCAGGCGACGATCGTAGGCCCGTTCCACAAGGCAAATGGCGTTCCGGCCTTCATTGCTTCGGCGAGGAGTTCGTGTCTGTAATCACGCTCCCTTACAGAGAAGATTGCACAGATTAATACACGCACCTCTAGAAATCTCTTGGAAAAAATCTAACATGCACATATTCTAATTACGGAATATTTTATATTGCAGTTTTTCGTTTACGGTATTTTTCATGAGGTGGTGTTTACTTCGATTGTTTTAATCGACGGCGTTGCTCTTGtgatttaaatgaattttagTTAAGCAGTGACAGACTGATTGACAATTAACAAAGCGAAAAGCTCGTAAAATGACCGTAATGAAACCTCCCAGCTTTGCAAAGTGCTAGTTGATACTGCAATATAGCATATTAGGCAATGTGATACTACTGTGAAACAGAGACAATGGCGTATGTGTTGAGGGTGACTGGACATATGTACAGTGCGTGAAGAATCCCACCCCAAGTAGCTAATGTAAATGATCAATACATATTTCTTTGTAAACGTAAAAGAAACATAAGATATTATACGTTTCGTAATCAACTTTACATGTTTTTGGAAAGCATTTCTAAAAAGTATATACAGTtgtggaattaaaatttcgggcaatattgtcaatgtcatgatataaactctaaaacaacctttacgttaataaacttattttttactcttgtcatgtttttgtctttttggttatcaaaaattttcatttgtggCTTAATAACGGGTAGGTaacatatcaaagcgatgatttaattacactcagtgCAACTAACTGAAATCTCAAAATTCAATATTGATTGGGTGATtgacacagaaaagtttaatttttgaatgtcagtcatgatgacagtagaaggtgctttacagagattttgttgaagtgacagaaaaatagtgcccaaaattttaattgcgcAACTGTACATAGTTTGTTTTGAgatgattttttaaagtgGCGGAAATTGCTCGATGTactatctttttttttcttgcgtaaagggaagaagaaaaaagaaatcgtggcaacaacttttcttatGAAAAATGTCCGAAACTATCCAAACTTTTTCAAACTTTAAGATTTTTTCAACATCAATTGcgtttgcaattttaatccATCACAAGTTTCTCGTACTTAATGCCCAGAGACACGAGCTATTTTCTAGTTTTTGAATCGATGTGTATAAAAAGAGTAAGTAcctgtttttatttaactttttcatttgactgtgatttttgaaaatggcaCTTGAAAATAGTGTTCTTaacaaaattgtcaaaactacGAATATGCTGTTCACATAATTATCAAAGATCCACCAGCACCTTTACGTTGTTGAATTGTGATCTCggggaaaattaaaaattaggttaaattattttattcatctAAATATCGTATTAacacaatttctttttcacagcgcattaaatttaaattttttccaacggaTATGAgtgaatttgtcaaaattaaactGTCATTTCAGTTGTGCCAACTTATATCGTCTTCAGTTATCATGTACGATTTCAGggatattttattgtttaatcaACATAAATCAACAGGTAATGGATCTTCGATATGTGAATAGGCCGTATTTAAGTTAAAACTTTAAGGTACAATTAATAGTTAACCCctttaaagattttaacaCTATATTCTGTACATCTCGGGTGTAACTGAAATATGTAGCACAAATTTATTGGTGCTGAAAAAGTAAGATTCatcacttaaaaaaaacacaaagcaCTTTAAACAAAATGCGGAAAGTTGTTCTAGTTAATGGTTTCCGGGTGACGCCGCAGTCGTCGATGTGTACGAGTAAGTTCTGACGTTTCGTTAGTTATGCTGCCAACTTCTCCACGGCTAGCATCGACGACAACGGCAAACCCAGAAACTTCATGGATAGCTGTCGCGAAAACTTGCATCCTCTCATCGAGGAAAGTCGTGTTTCAGTTACATCCTTCTGGAtcgaaaatatttcttttgaaTAGGTTAAAATTTCGCAAATTCTGTCGTTAAAGTGGTGGCGAGTGTGAAACGTGAAAAACGTTAGCGTTATGAAATGAGAGCCCATGTTAAAATGATCATACACCCACTTCTTCTTCTGTCTGCGGTCGAAGTCTCCCTTCTGCCCCAGCTTGCCTGACACGCTCATCGAATCGCTGAGGTCCCCGTCAGGCATCCCGATGCTGGTCTGGCTCAGATTCAACGTGCTCTCGCTGCCGACTTCTTTACCTTTCACCTATCACACAAAAGAGTGTAAGCAACCCTAAACCTCCGTCACCACTTCCTCACCTTCTCTTTCTTGCTGAAGAAGCGACCCAACGACGATTTGATGCCTTTCTTCTTCTGGGCTGCCGCCGCCGCTGCCACTGCTGCTGCCGATACATCTCTGGGCACGCCGGAGATCGTGTTCTTGTGCAGGCTCTCCTGACTGCTGTGACGAGAGGAGAGAGGTGATGGAGGTGTGTGCGTCTGGCCTTGCCTAAACACACTGCATTCTACTGTCTAAACTATGACTAATAGAGCATGCATCTCCAAGCAGACATGCCGTATGTGTAGGCAATTTTTGAGCTAATGTGTCGGAGAAAATAGATTCGCGATCGTTTAAAAATGACCCAACGTTGAAAGTGGACATGCATTTTACTGACGCGAACGGTTCCAAGGACAGAATCTACATTACTTAACTCTTTAATATTTTGAATACATTTATGGTGGCTACGGTGCAGCTAGTTATTCGttgcagaaaaaaattgtccGTCATTTTagcgagaaaaaaaaatttatatcgTTTTGACATGTTAAACAGACGAAATAAATTACGACAATAACTTTTTCTCGCGGTGAAACAATGGTGACCTTTAACACGGCATTAAAATAACTAATGACTGAAATGTCAACTTCTTTGGATTTCCtctttaacttttttattccTAATTGTACACTAAATCGTTCTGCTTGATCACGAGCACTTTGATCCAACCATAAGCGACTAATTCGTTtccttttgaaaaaaattaaaataaaaccagtgcaaaacaaaaaaagcgAAATTCGGTGACTAGCCAACATTAATAACCTGTATGTAACTCCTGGTGGTAAACTGCTTCCGCCGGTTCGTCTGCGCGCAAAATTCAAAACGTGTTTAGTGTGGAATTAAAGAAAATCGCACCGAGTTCGTAGCGTATTCGAAGAAAAACAAACCTTCTAAGTTCTTCTTGGCTGTGTGCGAGAGCCTGTGCCACCCTTTCGAGCCTCAGAGACCTGGCAGTCAACGGCGACGCTCCACCCCCGCTGCTGCTGTCGCCCATGTGCATCTCCTCCCTCGACATTTCCGACGACAACGGTGCCAATTGAAGCTGTACGAAAAACATCATCGTCACGGAGGTGATCACGACCGATCCAGGTCAATTAATACAATACACATGCTGCTAGTGAGTAGAGATTAATGTGCGTGTGATGTCTGTTAAAGCCAACAAAATAAGTTCCGTACAATGGTAAATCGATAAATCTGATGAACGTTTACCATTATAGAGTACCGACGGACATGTTAAATAACAAACCTGACTGGAAGGCAACGATTCAGAGAGGGCGCCAGGGCTCAAGGTCGAATGATATTGTTGCAAATGCGCCGGTGACATAGATGCAGGTGCCTACAACATCACATGTTCACACACCTAAATTCTATCCTGTTATCCGTTCGAGAGTTGGCTTTATGGCGACGTGAAAGTGCGATGAGTGGATGGGTTGATGCCAGTTCTGGCTCAAAAAAATCTCAATTTTTGGccacaattttacaaaatttaactaCTATATTTTCGAcccatttcaaaaaatattacattttagccatattttaacaaatattgCTTGTTTTCGACCTCTTTTTTCGGAATTATCCACTTTAGAGTTTGAAAACCTTTTTGATATAAATGTACAAGACCGATTAGCTGTTACGAACAAATCTTTTTCTGATTCTGGTGTCTCTGGGCTAAGTAATAATCCAATTCGTgataaaatatgcattttgcGGGCCCTTTAAGCGTACATTCTAATGAGTCTCCATCGAATAATTCTTTTCCAAAATACACTCTGTAGATGAAGttccacaaaattttaaaaaatcctcATTCATTTTAGCTTCCCATAAAAAGGGTAAATACATTTCCATCTTTATAAATTCTTTCAATAGACAGACTACCAATATCATGTCCCCGAGTTTTATCATAAAAtcattataccgggtgttatggaaaTCCACGTAATGAATTCAACCAGTAACAggactcgttaaaataaacatttttttaaatcattttttccgcaaattcttcaaaacacagttataattttaatgaaaaacagtAGAAACTGTTAGTATTTATTAGAATGGCGGTcgttcttttttcaaaaaaaaaaaaacactataaACCGTGTTATcccacaaaaacattttcactcactctttcgtttcaattgatgattatctCATGAGAGGAGTGTCAAATTAGCGATTAGGAAAATGTATAAAAGAttatcgataaaaaaaaatcaatatgtttattttaaagagttctattggtgattaaatttattacgtggacttccataacgcTTAACTTAAATGTGTATATTTCTTAGGGTACCGGAAACCTTCATTATGGTTAAATTTAATCCCGTCTTTTATGAGGTaatcaaatataattttaatttcattaccATCTGacccaaatttatttaactgaACCTTTTAAAGCGAAAGAGTCggaaaatttgaacaaaacaGGCAAATGttttgcacattttttttttgtaccaaATTTGAATAGTTGTAATAAACCTTGATGAATTATGAAGATTTGTTATGACTTTCAcgtaaaatcaattaaaattcaggtaattacaaaatatgtagTATTAAAATCACGCCTTTTTTAATCTTAGTTTcgtataaaatcaataatcaaatttgattttaaaatgtgttaaaatatGGCTACATTTtgagattttaaaaaaatcctgcAGGATTTATACTCGAGCCAAAACTGGTATAAACACATCTACTGCGATGAGTATGTAAGGCATGCACCAGAAGAGAAGGAACCACCACCGCAGCCCACAGCGAGTAAAAAAAGTTGGAAGAAGGCAACACCTCAACCCAACagacatttttgttatttatttttgtctcCGATTTACACAAAGTGTATTTCGGTTTCGCGTCAATAAACAAGAAGCAGTCTGGAGTTGAAAACcacttttttcgttttcgtcTTGAAACTGACAAAGAAAGCCTTTTAGTAGCTTGTTCTGATTACAGTTTAAATGCGTTTGTTCGCGTAAAATTAACGGTTGAATGCCTTGTTAATCTCTGGAGATTCATAAATAGCCGCGGTTTGTTTTTAGTAGCAATGTGCAGAGTGCGTTTGAAGTGAAGCTTTTCCAACAATTTCCCGTCAAACAATTTAGTGCACGAGCCCATGAAACAGTAAGATTTGCCGTTCTAGTAAAAAAAGTGCAAGAGTTCTCACACTGGTCGTGAGGGAGGTGTCTTACGCGTGCTGATAAATGTTATGCGTTGCGCGGTGAGTCCTTCCAGAAAGCcgtaaaagtgaaaaaccccAACTCACCGTGTGATACTTATGCATATAATCCCTCTGAGGAGAGTGATGCGATTTGGGAGTAGATCTACCGCTTACAGGTGGACTCTGACGTTCCAAACTCCTCCCTCTCGCCAGGAGGTTCATGTGCTCCATGCTCCCCACTCTCGACTCCAATTCCTCCGCTCTCGCTTCGGTGTTCTGCTTCTCCTCCTGTATGAGCCGGATTTCGTTGTTGATGGCGTCCAGTTGTTCCTGCAGCATCATTGCGAGGGTCTGCGCGTCGGTGTGTCCCGACGGCGAGAGCATGTCGGCCGTGCTGAAGATGCTGTCGTTGTCGTCACCCTCGGCGTCGCTCGACACGTCGAAGGCCTGCTGGACGTTGGCTAGGACGTGCGCTTGCTGCAATTTCTCCCATTCGTGTTCAGCCATCGAGCGCGAACCGAACGGCATTTTATTGGGGTCCTCTTCGATGGGCGTTCTGCTTTTGTTCGGCCTTCGGGGCAAGGAATGCGTGTCGAAGCTGGAATGACTAGCGCTACGCGAAAAACTGTTCGGATCGACGGCGTTAGGCGACAGCGACCGCGTCAGCGCGTCCGTCTGTTGGATGTTGTACGCGATCTCCTGCTGTAACATTTGTCTTTTGACGTTGTCGATTTCGAGACGCGACTTAGACAGTTCTTTCATGATTTCCGACTTTTGCGTTTCGAGGTCTTCCATCATTTTGCGGGTTTTTTCGAGCTCTTGGGTCAGGTTGTTCTTCTCTTGGAGGGCGTGCATTCGTTCCTTCAGGTGGTCCTGAAGACGGTCGTTCGATTCAGACAGAAGTTTGTCCACGGTCGCTGAAAGGCGGGAGTTGTGGTCTTCGTTCATTTTTAGTCTTTGGTTAAGGCGCATCAGTTCAGCGTTCTTCTCGTCCAGGTTCGCTTCCAGCCTCTGGATTCGGTCCTCGGCGGAGCCGTGTCTTTCTTGAGCCtacaattaaaatacaaatagCACGATCCTGTTTGCACAGGAAACGTTTAGTCATCCTCGTGCTGTCTGTTAAAGTTCATGTTCGACGTGAGTCTCTATACAGTGTCCTCTAATAGGTGCCAGATATTTAAAACCAATATAATCATCTAAAATTCACTAAACAAGTGAGTTCCAAAAGAACAATTAAAGCAAACAAAACCGAAACATCTAAAATCACACTGACACGTCAAATTTGAAGATCAAGAAAAGTTCGTCGAACATGCCATCGCTTTCGCATGATTTTAAACAGTCACAATTGGTGTTCATCGTTCATGCTCTACAGAAACATTTACCGAACTCCAATCCTGCTGTTAAATCCAGGCAACTATTTCCTCGCTGTTATCCTGATTAAAAACATGCAACATCGGCATTCAACTTTTAGATGTTAAAATTTAAGTTTCCTAAAGTCACTTGGTGATGACAAAAAATCAGCGACAAGAAAAATCATCGATAATGCTCAAGGCTCACTTGCTACAACTGttctaaaacaaaatttcatctaGTACATCGAAAGCACTATTTTGGCAACACTGACGTATTATCGGACATAGAAAACGTGTCGGCGCTGCTCATCCCGACCTTCCAGCATTAGCACCATTCTACGTTGCCATCCTGGAAGGTCCGACGAAACTGAGAGTAGTTCTGAAAGACCCGCTTCGACGAGTGCACATTTacacaaaagaaaacaacTATCAACGTGTTCGGTACCAATCGATAAACGGTGCTAATATATTTAAGACACATTACAAGGAGAAAAAGAGAAGTGAGCTGAGAGCTTCGTACCTGAGGTCTCACCTGAGTCAGCGCCTCCATGCGCTGCTTCAGCTGCTCCTCCATCTCAGGTAACTTCGAGTACTGGGCGAGTTTCTGTTCGGCCAATTCCAATTTCTCTTGTATTGCAGCGATCTTCTCCTCTTGCAACTGCACGCgagattattattagaaaacgTATCTGTTTTGCAAGGTCGACATCTAATTATAATAACTGTTTACTTAAGCGAGTTTATAAATTCTCCATGCCGAACAGATAATAACTCTTATTTATCGAACTGGAAAATTTACTTGTGCACTTTAGCATCTATAAAATACCTTCAGTTGCGCTTCTTTGTGCTGCAACTCTTGCTCCAGTTTCTCGTTCAAGTCGTGCAGCGACGTCGACTCCCTCTGGGCGTTCAGGTAGCGTTTCTCCAACGTGGCGATCCTCTCCTCCTGGTCTTCCTTCTGGGCGACGTTCTCCCTCAAGTCCCGCTGCAGCTTCGAATTGGCGTCTTGCGCTTTGAGGAGGTCTTTCTGGGACTTGGCCAGGTTGTCTTCGAGCTCGCCCAGGCGGTTCTGCATCTCCGCCACTCGCCTTTGCCAGTTGCTGATCTCTCCAGTCTGTTCGAGACGAGACGCCATTTATTGTTTGGATTTTTGGTCGTGACGATAAATTATTGTGTGACGTGAATGCTCGTTTTTAGTTATGACAGATTTGACTCACTTGCTGTTCCAGTGCTGCCTGAAGATCGGCTATCCTGGCCGCGGTGTCAGTCTCCGGATCCACCCCTCCGTTTGTGAGCCGCGGCTTCGACGCTGCCTAAAGTCCCACAACAACATGCCACATCACAACATCTATTATTAAACATGCAACGAAATATATTAATTATAACAGTTTATACATGAGAATGTCCCCTCTTGTTAAGTCGCTGCGGCTTTTAAAAGCTTAAAAAAGCTGCCGACAAGCTTCGAAGTATTCAACATTTTTCTA contains the following coding sequences:
- the Liprin-alpha gene encoding liprin-alpha-1 isoform X5, encoding MWNMMCDVMPTISEDSISQRSSQFSGEDANFEQLMVSMLDERDKLMDSLRETQERLGETEMKLADVEKERDSLQRQIAANLPQEFATLTKELNAAREQLLEREEEISELKAERNNTRLLLEHLECLVSRHERSLRMTVVKRQAAAQSGVSSEVEVLKALKSLFEHHKALDEKVRERLRVALERNSSLEEELASTKEELQQYKQGVIPSNVPAVEDKPKENGQVELGDQVLNVNNKAASKPRLTNGGVDPETDTAARIADLQAALEQQTGEISNWQRRVAEMQNRLGELEDNLAKSQKDLLKAQDANSKLQRDLRENVAQKEDQEERIATLEKRYLNAQRESTSLHDLNEKLEQELQHKEAQLKLQEEKIAAIQEKLELAEQKLAQYSKLPEMEEQLKQRMEALTQVRPQAQERHGSAEDRIQRLEANLDEKNAELMRLNQRLKMNEDHNSRLSATVDKLLSESNDRLQDHLKERMHALQEKNNLTQELEKTRKMMEDLETQKSEIMKELSKSRLEIDNVKRQMLQQEIAYNIQQTDALTRSLSPNAVDPNSFSRSASHSSFDTHSLPRRPNKSRTPIEEDPNKMPFGSRSMAEHEWEKLQQAHVLANVQQAFDVSSDAEGDDNDSIFSTADMLSPSGHTDAQTLAMMLQEQLDAINNEIRLIQEEKQNTEARAEELESRVGSMEHMNLLARGRSLERQSPPVSGRSTPKSHHSPQRDYMHKYHTAPASMSPAHLQQYHSTLSPGALSESLPSSQLQLAPLSSEMSREEMHMGDSSSGGGASPLTARSLRLERVAQALAHSQEELRRRTGGSSLPPGVTYSVFRQGQTHTPPSPLSSRHSSQESLHKNTISGVPRDVSAAAVAAAAAAQKKKGIKSSLGRFFSKKEKVKGKEVGSESTLNLSQTSIGMPDGDLSDSMSVSGKLGQKGDFDRRQKKKWVHELLAEAMKAGTPFALWNGPTIVAWLELWVGMPAWYVAACRANVKSGAIMSALSDTEIQREIGISNPLHRLKLRLAIQEMVSLTSPSAPKTSRTTLAFGDMNHEWIGNSWLPALGLPQYRTTFMECLVDARMLDHLTKKDLRGQLKMVDSFHRTSLQFGISCLKRLNYDRNLLEERRKNSENTLQDVIVWSNERIIRWVSSIGLKEYGNNLLESGVHGALIALDESFDANSMALTLQIPTQNTQARQTLEVEFSSLIRVATERRADDLVRS
- the Liprin-alpha gene encoding liprin-alpha-1 isoform X9; this translates as MWNMMCDVMPTISEDSISQRSSQFSGEDANFEQLMVSMLDERDKLMDSLRETQERLGETEMKLADVEKERDSLQRQIAANLPQEFATLTKELNAAREQLLEREEEISELKAERNNTRLLLEHLECLVSRHERSLRMTVVKRQAAAQSGVSSEVEVLKALKSLFEHHKALDEKVRERLRVALERNSSLEEELASTKEELQQYKQGVIPSNVPAVEDKPKENGQVELGDQVLNVNNKAASKPRLTNGGVDPETDTAARIADLQAALEQQTGEISNWQRRVAEMQNRLGELEDNLAKSQKDLLKAQDANSKLQRDLRENVAQKEDQEERIATLEKRYLNAQRESTSLHDLNEKLEQELQHKEAQLKLQEEKIAAIQEKLELAEQKLAQYSKLPEMEEQLKQRMEALTQVRPQAQERHGSAEDRIQRLEANLDEKNAELMRLNQRLKMNEDHNSRLSATVDKLLSESNDRLQDHLKERMHALQEKNNLTQELEKTRKMMEDLETQKSEIMKELSKSRLEIDNVKRQMLQQEIAYNIQQTDALTRSLSPNAVDPNSFSRSASHSSFDTHSLPRRPNKSRTPIEEDPNKMPFGSRSMAEHEWEKLQQAHVLANVQQAFDVSSDAEGDDNDSIFSTADMLSPSGHTDAQTLAMMLQEQLDAINNEIRLIQEEKQNTEARAEELESRVGSMEHMNLLARGRSLERQSPPVSGRSTPKSHHSPQRDYMHKYHTAPASMSPAHLQQYHSTLSPGALSESLPSSQLQLAPLSSEMSREEMHMGDSSSGGGASPLTARSLRLERVAQALAHSQEELRRRTGGSSLPPGVTYSSQESLHKNTISGVPRDVSAAAVAAAAAAQKKKGIKSSLGRFFSKKEKVKGKEVGSESTLNLSQTSIGMPDGDLSDSMSVSGKLGQKGDFDRRQKKKWVERDYRHELLAEAMKAGTPFALWNGPTIVAWLELWVGMPAWYVAACRANVKSGAIMSALSDTEIQREIGISNPLHRLKLRLAIQEMVSLTSPSAPKTSRTTLAFGDMNHEWIGNSWLPALGLPQYRTTFMECLVDARMLDHLTKKDLRGQLKMVDSFHRTSLQFGISCLKRLNYDRNLLEERRKNSENTLQDVIVWSNERIIRWVSSIGLKEYGNNLLESGVHGALIALDESFDANSMALTLQIPTQNTQARQTLEVEFSSLIRVATERRADDLVRS
- the Liprin-alpha gene encoding liprin-alpha-1 isoform X1; amino-acid sequence: MWNMMCDVMPTISEDSISQRSSQFSGEDANFEQLMVSMLDERDKLMDSLRETQERLGETEMKLADVEKERDSLQRQIAANLPQEFATLTKELNAAREQLLEREEEISELKAERNNTRLLLEHLECLVSRHERSLRMTVVKRQAAAQSGVSSEVEVLKALKSLFEHHKALDEKVRERLRVALERNSSLEEELASTKEELQQYKQGVIPSNVPAVEDKPKENGQVELGDQVLNVNNKAASKPRLTNGGVDPETDTAARIADLQAALEQQTGEISNWQRRVAEMQNRLGELEDNLAKSQKDLLKAQDANSKLQRDLRENVAQKEDQEERIATLEKRYLNAQRESTSLHDLNEKLEQELQHKEAQLKLQEEKIAAIQEKLELAEQKLAQYSKLPEMEEQLKQRMEALTQVRPQAQERHGSAEDRIQRLEANLDEKNAELMRLNQRLKMNEDHNSRLSATVDKLLSESNDRLQDHLKERMHALQEKNNLTQELEKTRKMMEDLETQKSEIMKELSKSRLEIDNVKRQMLQQEIAYNIQQTDALTRSLSPNAVDPNSFSRSASHSSFDTHSLPRRPNKSRTPIEEDPNKMPFGSRSMAEHEWEKLQQAHVLANVQQAFDVSSDAEGDDNDSIFSTADMLSPSGHTDAQTLAMMLQEQLDAINNEIRLIQEEKQNTEARAEELESRVGSMEHMNLLARGRSLERQSPPVSGRSTPKSHHSPQRDYMHKYHTAPASMSPAHLQQYHSTLSPGALSESLPSSQLQLAPLSSEMSREEMHMGDSSSGGGASPLTARSLRLERVAQALAHSQEELRRRTGGSSLPPGVTYSVFRQGQTHTPPSPLSSRHSSQESLHKNTISGVPRDVSAAAVAAAAAAQKKKGIKSSLGRFFSKKEKVKGKEVGSESTLNLSQTSIGMPDGDLSDSMSVSGKLGQKGDFDRRQKKKWVERDYRHELLAEAMKAGTPFALWNGPTIVAWLELWVGMPAWYVAACRANVKSGAIMSALSDTEIQREIGISNPLHRLKLRLAIQEMVSLTSPSAPKTSRTTLAFGDMNHEWIGNSWLPALGLPQYRTTFMECLVDARMLDHLTKKDLRGQLKMVDSFHRTSLQFGISCLKRLNYDRNLLEERRKNSENTLQDVIVWSNERIIRWVSSIGLKEYGNNLLESGVHGALIALDESFDANSMALTLQIPTQNTQARQTLEVEFSSLIRVATERRADDLVRS